Part of the Chitinophaga parva genome is shown below.
GTGCTAGAAAAAACGCACCTAAAATTATGAAAAATATTATACTGGCCTTACTGCTTGTAGCCTCCGCCGCTGTTATTTTCACTTCCTGTTCAAAGAAGAATGATGAGGTAAAACCCATTGGGAAAAATTATGTATTGGTTCATGGCGCCTGGCAGGCCCCATACGTATGGGATGCCGTAAAGGCCAGCCTTATTAAAGAGGGCAACCATGTGACCGTTGTGGAATTGCCCGGCCACGGAAGCGATTCTACCGTTCCCTCCACCCTGACTTTAAACATTTACCGGGACAAAGTTATCGATGCGGTATCAAAAGTAGACGGAAAAGTGATCCTTGTTGGGCATAGCCTGGGCGGGATGATTATTTCAGCTGTGGCTGAACAGGTACCTTCAAAGATAGAAAAGCTTGTTTACATCGCGGCTTATTTACCGGCTTCGGGACAGTCATTGTATGATCTTGCTTCCGTGGATAAGGACTCGGAATTGGGGGTTGACGGGGTGCTTATTTCCAATAACGATGGTACCTTTGATGTTAAGCACGACCAGATCATAAATGCATTTATACAGGACGGCTCTGTCCAGGTCCAGAACCTTGTACTGCAAAACTATCGGTCAGAACCGGCGATTCCTTTTACAAACCCGGTTACTTTGACTGGCGCCAATTTCGGTTCTGTTGAGAAAGTATATATCAAGACCCTGCAGGATCACGTGGTATCACCTTATCTGCAGGATAAGATGATCAATGCTGCCGGTTTGAAAACAACTTACCAACTGAACACCAGCCACTCGCCGTTCCTCTCCAAACCTGACTCTGTAGCTATACTATTAACCAAAATAGGGCAGGAATAAGCAGGAAGTGTAAGCTGATTGCTTATTCACGATATGGAATGCAAAGATGAACAAGATCAATTATTACTAAAGGGTAGGTATTTAACTCTGGAGCCACGTTATGCTGTTAATGCTGGATCGATTGGGTTCTGCTTCTGAGAGTTCAGCATGCAGCTGGTTTTTTACAATAGTTCTTTCCTGCACCAATTGGTCGCGTTCCCGGGTCACTGCCTCATTTCCTGAATAAAGGATCAGGTTCACGCCAATTGTCTGATTTCCTTCCGGGTCCAAACTTTGCGATAGTTTAAATTAAAAGGTGAAAAATCTCGCTTCGTTCTGTCTCCTGATTGGAAATTCTGGATAAGCCGCCGTGCGGTGTTCCTAACATGCTGTTCAAACTCGAAGAGCTAAAAAAGGAGGAGGCAGTGTCTCAAAAACTACATACTTTAAAAGCAGCCCGCTGCTCTCACCCTTTTTCACCTTGAAAATCAGATCTACAGGTATCTAAATAAGCTTCCAAAAGAAAAGGCCGTCTCCATGTTCTTGCAAACATAGGAGACGGCCTTTTTCAGGTGCGTTATGCAATGATAAATTAATAGGTCGCTTCGCTGATATCATATGCAGCGCGCGACGCCTGCTGTTCTGCTTTTATTTGCACGGCGGCAGGACTGTTTCCATATTCATCGAACACTACCAGTTCATTTTGTCCTTCACGCAGCCAGCATTCCGGGATGTACAGGCCATCCACCGGGAGTACCTCCGGGTAACGGCCCAGGTTGTGGCCATTTACCCAAATGAAACCATGGCTAAGGCCTTTGAAAGTAACCCGCCACATGGGATGCACACCGGCGGGAATGCCATCCAGCTTAAAAGTGGTTTTGTAAAATATCGGTGTGCCAGTGGTACTGCCTTTTGGAGGTGTGGGCACCGTGCGCGTAAAGGCTTCAAACGTACCAGGGCCGCCCCGCATGCGCCAGCCGGTGAGTACCTGGTCTGCCTTGTATACCGCTTTAATCTTTGCATCCAGGCCGCCGCGGCCGTCGTCGTTGCGTACAAAAACATCAATAGCAATGCTGTCTGTTTTCAAGTCTTTGGGCACTGCTACGGAAAAGGGTACGCCCCACCCGTTTTGTGTACCGGCCTTGCGGCCATTGATGTATACCACGGCATTGTCATCGACGCTGTTGAAGAAGATGGCATCCGCACCAGCGGCGATGCTGGTATGAAACCAGCCATTGCCTTTGTGCCCGTCAAATGCATCTTTGCCGGCCCGGTAGTTAACGGCGTGCAGGTAGGAGGCCGGCAGCTGCGCGGAATCACCGCCCGCCAGGAATTTCCATTGCGAAAGCATGGGAATAGCGCCGTAGTGCAGTAGCACCGTACCGGCAATACCTTTTACATCCAAATCCAGTTTGCCCACGTAACTCACCAATTTATCCCGGCCATCGTGTGTAGCGAAAATAGCCAGCGTGTGTGCGCCTTTTTTAGCGGTGAAGGATAAAGCCGATGCATTTCCTTCCGCTACTTTTTCACCGTCCAGGAAGGCAATATAGCGGCCGTTGCCTTTGCTGATATCCACGGTGTACAAGCCCGCTGCGGGCAGTTGCTTCCTGACACGGTACCAGGCATACGCACTGGTGTCGCCATCGGCGCCCATTTGCAGGGGCGTTTCACTGGCCAGCCATGTTTTGTCATTGAAACCAGCGGCAGCGGGAATGGTGGCATCGTGCGCGATCCAATCAGCTGTAAGGGGGAGCTGGTTGGGGAACTGTGTGGGCAGGGGGCCGTTGTTCAAGGTTGTTTCACCCCCGTCATCATACACCCATGTATGGGCTGAGGGTGCTACGGTACCGTACCATGGCTGTTCTGCTGTGATGTGTAACTGGCCGTTCGCTTTCCAGATATCGGCCAGGTAGGCCGGGCCTGTCACCACGGCGTTGATGCCGTTTTCATTGATGAACCATGTGCGGTCTGCCAGTTGCGTGTCCAGGGCTACTATGCGGATGGTTTCATCGCCTGCATGGAAGCTGTACACATTGGGCTTGCCGGCGGCATAGGTGAGCTGTAGGGCCAGCTGTTGGCCGGTTACGTGAAAATCAGCCGCGTTATTTTGGAGCGTGACTTTACCTTTTACCTGGAAAAGGATATCGCCATAGCTGCCCAGTTTTCCATACGCCACTATCGTTGTGGTATGCCCTGTTTTTTGCACGCCCAGTATGCGGGTGATGGCCCAATCCACGGTAACGTTGTTGCCCAGCCTGAATTGGTGCACCAACGGCAGTATTTCCATAGGATCCAGTACCAGCTTGCCGGCAGAAGGGTAAGCCTTGTCGTTGATATTTACGTACGTTACTCGCGATTCTTCCGCGTTATTATTGTCCAACGAAATGATATCGCCGGCGTCGCTGCTGCGGGTGGTAATGCCCAGTTCCTGTTCCCCAGCGATATCGTCAAATTGATGCGAAGCGTGGCTGTTTTCCAAAATACTTTCAAAGCTGCGGGCAAAGAGCGCATTGCGTTTGAACTGGTAATACATCGGCCGCAGGTCGCCGGTTTGACCAAGGGCAGCGCCGTAATCATAAGAGGCCGCATCTTCATCATCATTGGTATAACCGAAGTTGGTGCCGCCATGCGCCATGTATACGTTGTAGCCATTACCGCCACGGGTAATGATCTTCCACGTACGCCTGCCAAAAACATCGGATTCTGCCTGCCCGGAACCGTATTTATCGAACCAAACACTCCAATACTCCGAGGAAAACCATGGCGATGGGCGCTTGGGATCAAACAGGTCCTTTTTATCCTCCGCCGGATCGTGGCCGTGGTGCATGCCGCTAAAGAAATAGGGCACTTCCACGCCCAGCCGCAACGCGGTTTGTTGCAGGTGTTTAAAGTAATCGTTGGCCAGGTAAGAGCCCCAGGAAGAAGGATGCTCATTTTCCAACTGCACCAATATTACAGCGCCGCCTTTGTGAATTTGGTTTTTTGCTACAATGGGGAGCAGCTTATCAAAAAAGCGGTCCACGTATTTTACAAAAGTCGTATCGGCAGTACGGGCCACCATGCCGGGTTTAAAGCGCAGCCAGTGCGGGTAGCCGCCAAAGTCCCACTCCGCGCAATAATAAGGGCCTACACGCGCAATGCAGTACATATCCAGCTGCTTTACCAGCTTTAAAAAGGCATCCAGGTCATGATCGCCGGAAAAGGAGAATTGGCCTTCCTGCGCTTCGTGGAAATTCCAGAAGGTGTAGATTTCCACGCAATTGAAACCATCGCGTTTGAGCCGCAACAGGCGGTCTTTCCACAGTTCATGCGGAATGCGTGCATATTCGAGGCCAGCTGACACCAGGAAGGTGCGTTTGCCATTGATCGTGAAGCCATGTGCATCTACGTCTATAAAAGATTTGGCTGCCGGTGCGCCGGTAAACATATGGTCATTTGACTGGGCCCTGGCAATGCCGGAGAGCCCGCAAATGGCCGCTACAAAGAATAGTTTCCTCCACATTATTTTTTAACGGTTGTTGGTTTAATTAGTAGCCGGCGCTTTGCACCAGTTTTGAGTTGGTGTCCAGTGCATCCTGCGGTACCGGCATCCAGTAGTTCCTGGCATAGAAAATACGGTCAACTGCCTTTACCTGTTTATAAGTAAGATTGTTGCCGGCGCGGCTGATCTGCATACCATGGCTGGGCGTGTTCATGACACCGGTAGTGCCATCAGCGATCTTCCAGCGGCGGATGTCCCACCAGCGTTTGTCTTCAATGGCCAGCTCCACGCGGCGTTCATTGCGGATCTCATCGCGCATTTTTGCCTGGCTAAGGCCGGTGGCCAGCTGAGGGAGGGAGGCCCTTGCACGAATCTTGTTCACCGCATCGTATACCGATTGATCGGGGCCTGCGGCTTCATTCTGGGCTTCGGCGTAGCTGAGCAATACTTCTGCGTAGCGGAAGATCTTATAGTTCTCGCCACCCGGGTGTTTGTCTGCCCGGCTGGCCTGGCCGGTTATGCTCTCATCCACCGTTTTGCGAATATAATACCCAGTATTGGTGATATCGCTGGTAGAACCCAAATCTATTTGGTTGTTCCCTCCCATGCGGGTAAAGATGGTGTCACCCTGCCAGGGTGCGCCATCGAACACAATAGACTGGTAGAAGCGGGGTTCGCGGTTCAGGTACGGGTGGGCCGTATCGTAGCCGGAACCCGCATCGGTAATGCGTTTGCCATTGGCCATGTAGTAACAGTCCACCAGCTCCTGCGTGGGTACGGCGCTGGACCAGGATTGTTCCGTGCCATGCACAATGCAGGGGCCCCAGAAGCCTTCCCGCTGGCCACCTTTGGTAAGGGCAATGTATTGTTTGGAGAAGATATCTTCCTGGTTATCGTTGTTGGCACCCAGCCACATACCGCTATAGTCAGGAAACAGGCTGTAGGTGTTCAGGTCCATTACAGCTTTGGCGGCAGCGGCCGCAGTGGCCCAGCGGGCATTGTCAGCCGTACCAAAGGTCAGCAGGTGATTGGGGTCATTGCCGGTGGGCGGTTGCGCCGCGTTGGTCAGTGGACTGGCGGCAAACAGCGCGCACCAGGCTTTCAGCGTGAGCGCTGCGCCTTTGGTAGGACGGCCGGTGCCTTTATCTACAGTGAGGGGCAATACGGCAGCGGCGGAATCGCATTGCGTAGTGATGAAGTTGTAGGTTTCTTCAAAAGTGCTACGTGCATAATAAATGGAATCGCCTTGCGTAAGGTTGTTCAGCGGTACGGTGATGATGGGCACCCCGCCGTATGTTGCCCATAGCGATGAGTAATAATAAGCGCGCAGGAACTGGGCTTCCGCCAGGCGCTCCTTCACCCAGTCGGCCGGGAAATTGGCTGCGTTGGCGCGTACTTTCGTAATGAACAGGTTGCATTTGCGGATGTACTGGTAGTTGGCCGTCCAGCTGAATAGGTTTGCCGGTTCGCCGGGCAGGTTGTTGGGCGCCAGCGCACCCGCGCCTAGGATGCCCTGCGCATCAAACCAGGATGCGCCGCACATGACATTGTCGGTAAATTCTTCGAGCGACTGGTACGTGTTGTTCATATCGTACAGCTGGTTGTACACGTCGTTCAGGAACAGGTCGGCGTTGTTGGAGTTCTGCCATACGGTGGCGTCGGATACCTCGCCACCGGGTACCACTTCCAGGTAATTCTTTTTGCAGGATGCCATACCAAACGCCAGTGCGCCGAGCAGGATCATTTTGCTATATAATTTCATATCGTCAATGCATTGATGTTAGAAAGTAATGTTGGCGCCAAAAGACCAAACTCTTTGCTGGTAGTAGTTGGTGTACTGGCCATTCACCGATTCGGGGTCAATGGTCTCTTTGATATGGGGCGTCCAGGTCCACACGTTCTGCCCGGATACATAGAAACGCGCGCCATGGATGTGCAGGTGATCGATCAAACGGCTGGGCAATGCGTATCCCAGTTCCAGGTTGCGCAGGCGTACATAGCTGGTTTTGCGCAGCCACCAGGAAGAGCCTTGCGTGTTGTTGCTGCTGGGGGTGCCAGTAAGGCGTGGGTACAGGGCATCTTGGTGGTCCAACGTCCAGTGGTCGCGGTATTCCAGTTCAGTGGCAGAGCCGGAGGCGTAAAATGGCCATACGATGGAGCTATACATGGTGGTGCTGGATATGCCGGCGCCCTGGAAGAGCAGGTCCAGGTCAAACTGTTTGAACGAAACTTTTGGCTCCACGCTGTAAATCAAAGCAGGGGTGCTGGGATTACCGATCTTGGTTTCATCATAGCTGTCTATCACGCCATCGGGTTTGCCATCAGGACCGCCCACATCTGCATAACGCAGGTCGCCAGGGTGCACGGGGCCCCAGGATTGCGCGGGTATGCCGGCATTCAGGTTGCCGCTGGCATCAAAGTCTTCCGGTTTGAAATATCCCAGTGCTTTGAGGCCAAACTGTGTACCGAGCTGGCGGCCAGTCCGGCGGCGGTTGGGATTATTGAAAGTGGCATTTGTTTCAAACGTCTGTAGCAGCTTATTGTGTGCATAAGTTAAAGTCCCCAGCACACTCAGGTTCAGGTCTTTTGAGAAGCGGTGGTTTACGTTCACAGAAAGATCCACCCCATGGTTACTCATAATACCGGCGTTCACAAACGGTAGTGAAATGCCATATTCATTGGATACCGTGGTAGCGGGTCTCACCAGCATGTTGTTGCGCTTCTCGTAAAAATAATCCACTTCAAAACCCAGCGCATTGTGGAGGAAGGAGGCGTCTAAACCAATATCTGATTTCTGGGCTTTCTCCCAGGTAATGTTGGGATTAGCCTGTGTGAGTTCATACAGGCCGGAAGTAGCTTTTTTATCCAGTGCGGCAGCATTGCCATACAGGCCATAAGCGCTCAGGTATTGGAAGTCGGCCCCCGCCAGGTTACCGGATTGTCCCCAGGAACCTCTCAGTTTCAGCAGGTCTACCCAGGGTAGGTTTTCCGTCACGAAATGCTCCTTGGAAAGTACCCAACCGGCAGAGAAGGCAGGGAAGTAACCGAACTTTTTACCGGGTGCAAAATAGTAGTTGCCGTCATAGCGGCCGTCTGCCTCCAGGAGGTATTTGCCCTCATAGGCATATGCTACACGGTATACATAACCCAGCTGGGTTGCCATTGTATTATAACCTCCGTTGGAAAGGTCTGCCGGGTCAGAACTGCCATAGTCAAGCCCGGGCAGGTCCAGTGCATAATTGATCCTGCCAGCGCTGAAAGTATTGTACAGCTGCTTGCGCGATTCTGCTACGCCCACCGCTGTAATATCATGTTTACCAAAGGTATTGTGGTAGTTCAGGTAAAACTGGTAGGTGAATGCTTTATTCTGGTTGTATGTCTGGTTGTACGTAGGCTGTGCATTGTCTTGCTGCCCTTGGTTGTAGGTGTATGGATGCTTGGTGGTGTCCACGTTATAAAAGATGGGACCTGTTTTCCAGATGGTCACAAAATTTTTCGTGGGATCATAGGCGGCTACGCCTTTGATACTTAATCCCGGGATGAACGGGAGCTTTTGCTCAATGGACAATTGTGTTTGCATGGTGCTGTTCTGGTTCACCTGCTGGCCGCTGTGGAAGATCTCACCCACCAGCGATTGGCCAATGTAGCTACCCCACAGGCCATTGGTGTAATACACGGCGGAGGTGGGCGGTGTACGGAATGCCTGGCCCAGCATAAAATCCGCGCTATACGTAGGGTAGTAGCCATTTTGCTCCCAGCCAAGTACACTTACGGTAGCCTCGGTAGTGTTGGTTACTTTGGCCTGTAAATTAAGGCTGGCGTTAAATTTCTTCACATAATCAGTAGCCCACATACCACCCTGGTACAGGTAGCCGCCGCTTGCAAAATATTTGATCTTTTCGCTACCACCGGAAATGGTGAAGTTGTGATACGTGAGCAGGGAGTTATCGCGGATCACTTCTTTGAGCGGTTGTGAATCAGGGTGGCCGTCCGGATCAGAGCCATCCTGGAACTTGCGGATGTCGTCGTCAGAAAATGCCGGTGGATTGCCATCATTCTTATTGGCCTCATTGCGCATCTGTGCGTATTGGTAAGCGTTCACCATCTTGGGTAAGCGGGTAGGCGCTTGCGCTGCCACGTAACCATTGTAGGTGATCTGTGGCGCGCCGGTAGCGCCTTGCTTGGTGGTGATCAGGATTACGCCGTTGGCGCCGCCCACACCATAAGGAGCCACGGCGGATGCATCTTTGAGGATGGTCATGGTTTGTACCGTGTTTGGATCCAGTTGTGAGAAGCTCCTGGGTACGCCATCCACGATCACCAGCGGGCCGTTATTGCCCGTGGTTGCGATGCCGCGGATGTGGATGCCCGCACCATCAAAACCCGGTTCGCCGGAGGCCTGTGTGGTGATCACGCCGGACACGCGCCCAATAAGGCTGTTGCTCAGGTTGGGGATGGGCTTGTTGGCTACATCTTTCGATTTTAAGGTAGACACGGATGAAGTTACCTGCGATTTGCGAGCGGAGCCGTAACCCAGTACTACCACTTCATTGATAGCAGCGGTGTGCGGTTGCATGTGAATGAACATGTTCGTGTTGTTACCTACACTCACAAACTGGCTTTCAAAGCCCACATACGAGAAATGGAGGATGTCATTGGCATCGGCTTCCAGGTCAAATTCACCATCCATGTTGGTGATGGTGCCTGTTTTGGATGCATTGATTGTCACGGAAACGCCGGCCAGTGGCGCACCGGTGGAATCTACCACCTTGCCGTGCACCGGGTGTTGTTGCAGGTGCCCGGAAACCGGTTCATTTTCCTTTAATTGAATAAGCACCGTTTTGTCCTTGATCGTGTAGGTAAGGGGCTGGTTTTTGAAACATAGGTCCAGCACGTCTTTCAGATCGGCGTCCTTTACGTTCAGCGTTACCTGGCCGGCCTTTTCCAGCGCGGCATACGTGTAGAAAAATACATAGCCGCTTTGTTTGCGGAGGTCATTGAGGACCTTTTCGAGTGGTTCGTTTTTTACGGAATACGTAATGCCATTGACTTGTGTCCAGGCAATGGTTGGCAAATAGTAGATCAGCAGACAAACGAGCAGTAGTCCTTTTCGTAGCATACATCGAAGATGTTTGGTTTAATAAAATAGATATAGAATGTTACCAGTGGTGTACCGTTCCTTTCTAACGGGATTTGATGATCAGCTTGTTCCCTTGCAGTTGGTAATCGATGCCGGTGCCGCCCAGCAGTTCCAGTACTTCAGAGAGCATAAGATTGCGTTGAATGTCGCCACCAAATTTCTGCGGAGGCATTTTTCCCTCATAGGATACGGAAAGATCGTACCAGCGGGCAATCTGGCGCATCACGGTGGTAATGTCGTCATGTTCAAAATGGAAGTAGCCGGCCATCCATGCGGTGGCGGCGTCAGTATCTACCTTCCTGATCTGGCCTTCGCTGTATTGCTCACCCGGTTGCAGAATGTA
Proteins encoded:
- a CDS encoding RagB/SusD family nutrient uptake outer membrane protein; this translates as MKLYSKMILLGALAFGMASCKKNYLEVVPGGEVSDATVWQNSNNADLFLNDVYNQLYDMNNTYQSLEEFTDNVMCGASWFDAQGILGAGALAPNNLPGEPANLFSWTANYQYIRKCNLFITKVRANAANFPADWVKERLAEAQFLRAYYYSSLWATYGGVPIITVPLNNLTQGDSIYYARSTFEETYNFITTQCDSAAAVLPLTVDKGTGRPTKGAALTLKAWCALFAASPLTNAAQPPTGNDPNHLLTFGTADNARWATAAAAAKAVMDLNTYSLFPDYSGMWLGANNDNQEDIFSKQYIALTKGGQREGFWGPCIVHGTEQSWSSAVPTQELVDCYYMANGKRITDAGSGYDTAHPYLNREPRFYQSIVFDGAPWQGDTIFTRMGGNNQIDLGSTSDITNTGYYIRKTVDESITGQASRADKHPGGENYKIFRYAEVLLSYAEAQNEAAGPDQSVYDAVNKIRARASLPQLATGLSQAKMRDEIRNERRVELAIEDKRWWDIRRWKIADGTTGVMNTPSHGMQISRAGNNLTYKQVKAVDRIFYARNYWMPVPQDALDTNSKLVQSAGY
- a CDS encoding alpha/beta fold hydrolase yields the protein MKNIILALLLVASAAVIFTSCSKKNDEVKPIGKNYVLVHGAWQAPYVWDAVKASLIKEGNHVTVVELPGHGSDSTVPSTLTLNIYRDKVIDAVSKVDGKVILVGHSLGGMIISAVAEQVPSKIEKLVYIAAYLPASGQSLYDLASVDKDSELGVDGVLISNNDGTFDVKHDQIINAFIQDGSVQVQNLVLQNYRSEPAIPFTNPVTLTGANFGSVEKVYIKTLQDHVVSPYLQDKMINAAGLKTTYQLNTSHSPFLSKPDSVAILLTKIGQE
- a CDS encoding TonB-dependent receptor — its product is MLRKGLLLVCLLIYYLPTIAWTQVNGITYSVKNEPLEKVLNDLRKQSGYVFFYTYAALEKAGQVTLNVKDADLKDVLDLCFKNQPLTYTIKDKTVLIQLKENEPVSGHLQQHPVHGKVVDSTGAPLAGVSVTINASKTGTITNMDGEFDLEADANDILHFSYVGFESQFVSVGNNTNMFIHMQPHTAAINEVVVLGYGSARKSQVTSSVSTLKSKDVANKPIPNLSNSLIGRVSGVITTQASGEPGFDGAGIHIRGIATTGNNGPLVIVDGVPRSFSQLDPNTVQTMTILKDASAVAPYGVGGANGVILITTKQGATGAPQITYNGYVAAQAPTRLPKMVNAYQYAQMRNEANKNDGNPPAFSDDDIRKFQDGSDPDGHPDSQPLKEVIRDNSLLTYHNFTISGGSEKIKYFASGGYLYQGGMWATDYVKKFNASLNLQAKVTNTTEATVSVLGWEQNGYYPTYSADFMLGQAFRTPPTSAVYYTNGLWGSYIGQSLVGEIFHSGQQVNQNSTMQTQLSIEQKLPFIPGLSIKGVAAYDPTKNFVTIWKTGPIFYNVDTTKHPYTYNQGQQDNAQPTYNQTYNQNKAFTYQFYLNYHNTFGKHDITAVGVAESRKQLYNTFSAGRINYALDLPGLDYGSSDPADLSNGGYNTMATQLGYVYRVAYAYEGKYLLEADGRYDGNYYFAPGKKFGYFPAFSAGWVLSKEHFVTENLPWVDLLKLRGSWGQSGNLAGADFQYLSAYGLYGNAAALDKKATSGLYELTQANPNITWEKAQKSDIGLDASFLHNALGFEVDYFYEKRNNMLVRPATTVSNEYGISLPFVNAGIMSNHGVDLSVNVNHRFSKDLNLSVLGTLTYAHNKLLQTFETNATFNNPNRRRTGRQLGTQFGLKALGYFKPEDFDASGNLNAGIPAQSWGPVHPGDLRYADVGGPDGKPDGVIDSYDETKIGNPSTPALIYSVEPKVSFKQFDLDLLFQGAGISSTTMYSSIVWPFYASGSATELEYRDHWTLDHQDALYPRLTGTPSSNNTQGSSWWLRKTSYVRLRNLELGYALPSRLIDHLHIHGARFYVSGQNVWTWTPHIKETIDPESVNGQYTNYYQQRVWSFGANITF
- a CDS encoding beta-galactosidase — protein: MWRKLFFVAAICGLSGIARAQSNDHMFTGAPAAKSFIDVDAHGFTINGKRTFLVSAGLEYARIPHELWKDRLLRLKRDGFNCVEIYTFWNFHEAQEGQFSFSGDHDLDAFLKLVKQLDMYCIARVGPYYCAEWDFGGYPHWLRFKPGMVARTADTTFVKYVDRFFDKLLPIVAKNQIHKGGAVILVQLENEHPSSWGSYLANDYFKHLQQTALRLGVEVPYFFSGMHHGHDPAEDKKDLFDPKRPSPWFSSEYWSVWFDKYGSGQAESDVFGRRTWKIITRGGNGYNVYMAHGGTNFGYTNDDEDAASYDYGAALGQTGDLRPMYYQFKRNALFARSFESILENSHASHQFDDIAGEQELGITTRSSDAGDIISLDNNNAEESRVTYVNINDKAYPSAGKLVLDPMEILPLVHQFRLGNNVTVDWAITRILGVQKTGHTTTIVAYGKLGSYGDILFQVKGKVTLQNNAADFHVTGQQLALQLTYAAGKPNVYSFHAGDETIRIVALDTQLADRTWFINENGINAVVTGPAYLADIWKANGQLHITAEQPWYGTVAPSAHTWVYDDGGETTLNNGPLPTQFPNQLPLTADWIAHDATIPAAAGFNDKTWLASETPLQMGADGDTSAYAWYRVRKQLPAAGLYTVDISKGNGRYIAFLDGEKVAEGNASALSFTAKKGAHTLAIFATHDGRDKLVSYVGKLDLDVKGIAGTVLLHYGAIPMLSQWKFLAGGDSAQLPASYLHAVNYRAGKDAFDGHKGNGWFHTSIAAGADAIFFNSVDDNAVVYINGRKAGTQNGWGVPFSVAVPKDLKTDSIAIDVFVRNDDGRGGLDAKIKAVYKADQVLTGWRMRGGPGTFEAFTRTVPTPPKGSTTGTPIFYKTTFKLDGIPAGVHPMWRVTFKGLSHGFIWVNGHNLGRYPEVLPVDGLYIPECWLREGQNELVVFDEYGNSPAAVQIKAEQQASRAAYDISEATY